The following nucleotide sequence is from Anopheles stephensi strain Indian chromosome 3, UCI_ANSTEP_V1.0, whole genome shotgun sequence.
ATACCTAAATGTTGCAGATCTACAGTTACTAATCCTTATCTTGATCAAactaccatatttaaaatatttatactGCTTGCGGTTTGCCTACTCATAGGCGCAACAAATATTCAAACAGTCTCTACATTACATTTGTTTCCGAGTAAATTAATGCTCAATTTTAAACACACAGTTAAATAATTTACTTTGCCAAACAAATTTaccgtatttttttgtttttgctaaacCAAACAGCAATTATGCTTAACATGAAACACCAAACAGACAGTACTGCTGGCAGGTATCAAAAATAGCATCGCTGTATCCATTTttttcgcagcagcagcatacatTGTTGGCGAGTCGCGTGCACGTGTGCCCACCGGCTGCTTCCTTTGCATTATTCATCAGTGGCtttgatgttttaaatttgCTACATTACACTGCAGGCAACCGTACACACGGCCCCATACTTAGCATGCGATAACTGAGCGCAGATAAAGGTGGTAGCTTCCACTTTTCTTAAATAGCATCGCAACCGGCGCAAAGCAAAGGGCCCGATGCAGAGAGCAGTTGCTACGGAGCATTGTGGAGTTGCAGCATAAATTGCCTATTCATAACGCACAATTGTTTGGATCGTCCTAGCTCCCCTCGTTTCTTCGTAGATGTATCATCCCCTGACCACCACGCCCCGGCTTGCTCTCGATCGAGCTCAATTAATGTAATCTGCATTTCGATAAAGTGAATTGAAGCTAACTTATCAGTACGCTACCGTCGTCGGCGAGGCGGTTATTGGCGCGCGAGagtctgaaaaaaaaattggatgcAAGACAAACCGACGTAAAAAACATGGCTTGATGAATCTAAATTCCAAtcacaaaaaagcatcaaTTAAAAGACAACGAATCGTTTGCAAGCTACACGTGCTGCGCTGAATGtcgtgtgttggtggtcgAAATAATGCTTCACGTAGATTGGAATAGACGCTTTTATCTTTGCAAAAGTAGCATTAATCAACCGGGAaattacttgttttttttgccttgttACACTGTTCAAAGAATAGAAATGAATTTCTCGAGTAAACACAGTTACACAATACATTtagcatttatttttttccaaatgaGAACGAATTAAATTTCAGTTTACGTAAGCTTCAAACgcttcattttcatttgtaAATTGGATAAAATACTCATTTAAAACGATTGCTTGTTTCTGCTGGCTTTTCTGCCCGTCCCCCCCAACCCGTATAGGAAAGGGACGTTTCAAATAATTGTATTACTACTGCTACGGTTGTCTACTTTGCCCAGCCTCATTATGCTCGTTTCGCCACATGTCCTCGCCAGCGTCCTTGAAGAGGTATTAGTTTGTGTCGCAGCTAGATTGTCTTACGATAAACCCGTAATCCTGCTCACCGTTTGTTTTCCCCCCACTTGTGTCGTCATCTGCGTAAGAAATTGCGGCACACTTTGttagacacaaaaaaaaccgtatAAAGACAGAGGAAAAGTTAAATGGTTATCGCCGAGATTGTTGTCCCGTTCCTCTGCTGTACCATTCATTTGAATGCTTCGCTTTCTAATACCTTCCCCTGAAGTAGGACGATTGTAAGACGCTCGTTATGCAAGAGACCGGTGCTGCTTGGTGGTGGTCCTTGAAGGACATTTTAAAATGTGCCAGATGTCGCCTACCCTAGTCTTCGTTAGCAAGCGCGCACGACACATGTTCTTGCATGTTCCCAGGGTACATCGGGACGGTCAAAACTATTGAATAATCTATACATCCCTTCTTTAAGCTTTTTATGATATGAAAAACTGTTACATCTTACTGGTTTTGAGACAAGCGTCCAAATTATGAAAAGGGGTTCAAACTTTATCACAAAATGTGATAGGTCGAAAACCATATCAGATACCATTTGAAAGCCCTTAAACCCTTAAAATAAGGGTGAATGTtatgagcttttttttgctttaaatggTAATTCTACTTATGCTTAAGTATGTTAAATGAAGACATAAAACAAACGGAATTTGTCATATCAATCTGGATCGGTACCAGTCACGAGTTGGGCCAAGGATTCAATCaaggaggcgcctggtgcttgATAAACATGAACACGTGTTGAGTATTGGTATTGGTTGTATTGGTCAATAATTGAATACTCATATACTGTAAACACTCTTGCGCTAATGCTCAAAGTCGTTTTTGATGTACTGTGCTGCTCAGTTCTATATGTTCTACTTTTGAACCAATTTTTGTTGCTACTAGTCTAATAATTTGACTTTGCGTCCATTACATTAacacttttcttttatttcctcCGTTCACAGATGTCCGGCGAACAGTCATTGGCTCCGCGGCCTCACCGGCCCAAGTCGGACAAGGAGCGCAAAATCGGCCATCGGCGGGTTGGCGAGGGTGGCGAAATTACGTACAAGAAGATCCAAACCACCACGATTATGGGTTCGATTCAGCTCGGCATCCAGCATACGGTTGGCAGCTTGGCATCGAAACCGCGGCGTGATCTACTGATGATGGACTTCTGGGAGCTGGAAACGATATCCTTCCCACCGGAAGGTTCCAGCATGACACCCGCGCACCACTACAGCGAGtttaagtttaaaatttaCGCTCCAATTGCGTTTCGGTACTTTCGCGACCTGTTCGGCATACAGCCGGACGATTTTATGGTAAGTTGCTCCCGCTCCCATTTGGCGCGTGTCCAAACTGTGCCGAATGCTGATTGCGCTAATGTAAACCCTTTCCGTTACAGATGTCTATGTGTTCAGCCCCGTTGCGGGAACTGTCGAATCCGGGTGCGTCCGGTTCGATCTTCTATCTGACGGACGACGATGAGTTTATCATTAAAACTGTGCAACACAAAGAGGGAGAGTTTTTGCAGAAATTGTTACCAGGGTAGGCACAAGCATGCAACGAATTGGGCTGTGCATGGATTTAATGGATTATATGTGTTTTTCTCCTTCAAGGTACTATATGAATCTAAATCAAAATCCCCGCACGCTGTTACCGAAGTTTTTCGGCCTGTACTGCTACCAGTGCAATAGTAAAAACGTTCGATTAGTCGCTATGAACAACTTGCTTCCCTCTTACGTAAAGATGCACCTCAAATACGATCTCAAGGGTTCGACGTACAAACGGAAGGTACGGAATGTTCCGCTCGCTGCTTTAAAATGTAACCGAAGAGTTAGCCCGCACCAGCTCTCATTTTCCACACTGCTTTCAGGCCAACAAAGCGGAACGATCGAAATCGTCGCCCACGTACAAGGATCTGGACTTTATGGAGCATCACCCGAACGGGTTGTTTCTGGAGGCGGAAACTTACAGTGCACTGATCAAAACGATCCAGCGGGACTGTCGGGTGCTTGAGTCGTTTAAAATCATGGACTACTCGCTGCTCGTTGGCATTCACAATCTCGACCTAGCGGTAAAGGAGAAGCAGGAGGCGGCGGCCAAGGCACGATCCGAAGGTGAATCGGACTACGAAGATGCACCGGAAGCGGACCAGTACATGGTACAGGAACGGGAAGAACAGCGAACGACAGCCCTAAACAGAAGCAGGTAAGATAAATGATTCCTTCCCTGTTattgtttttgataaacgtGTGTATGCATGCATACTTGCTTGCGAAGAAGGCAGATGAGATCGGATCAGAATGTGATAAAACGTTAGTCGCAAAACATTTTGGCGTGCGTGTTTTATGGTTTTGCTACCGTTTCAGCTGATGTTCTGCgctattaattttgtttctgtattttttcttttgcaccgCTGTTCGGCGATAGTTTTTGTACATATGTACTACACTTTAAAAATTGCTTTCACTGCTGTTTGCTTACCAGTAACAATCCAATTCGCAGAAGAAAAGTGTGTTCCTTAGCATTTCGAAGCAGTTTCGAATCTAATTTTGCAATCGCATTGTAAATTAAGTTTTAAACAAGCTGGAATCTTCGTACTGTACGTTATAATTCTGTATTAAGTTATTCgcattaaattgaaatattagCATGACTTATTGTTTTAAATGCGACAAATTGGTTTCGAAatggattattttttttgtaacagtCTCTTACACGTGGTGTGTGTGGCAATAGTTATAATTatgaagtttttttaaattgcttcaAGTACAACAATATTATTTAGCTTCAAGTTGTTATTTCACAAATACAGCTCAACGCATTACATGTACGAGATTCCATGGAAATTGTATTCAAATTTGTGTACGACTCCTCGTTTGACATTTAAAATTTTCGTTAGGcagatttgtttttgctgtttatgTATAGAATAGTAAAATGTTTTGCACCTACACTTCCAAAGGAACACTTTACAGGAATACCATCAAGGTCCTACTAATCGAAGTACACAAAGAATTGTCAGTTATTGGGGCGGtgcggtggtcgaggcgactGCGGTgctgatcttcacacggcagaaccggggttaaATGGGAGTTAAAATCCCacccagatcgcctccccgtacgcagagttTACTActctgctacgggtaaaatgaagtcacagaaagccaggaatggtaggccgagaccactcaaggttgtagtgccaagaaagaagaagaaagccagttttaaatattagatTTTTTAATCTAAATTATATCATAAAACATTGTTGATCTAAAGGAGTATGCAATGACTATGTACGATTATTAATCAAGGAAACGTCTCTTAGTGACCACTGATATCCCTGGAGGAGATATTCCTGCGTGGTGAAAACCTGCTCTTCATAAAATTCTATCTGTTAACTAGAAATGGGTCGGTAACCGCATgatataagttaaaaaaagatgtttttttttgttttttccgttGATAAACAGTACATAGTAAAGAGCAATGGCAGATCCCAAAATTATGTACGCAGAGATACTGCCGAGACACGATCTGCTTGGCAAAAAGGCCGCCATTTTACGGTTCAGGGAGCGGTTTGGGACCATGACTTTTCACCACGATCTTATAGCGAAATAGCTGACCTTAGCGTTCAAGGACAGTTGAAATGATAGGTCTGTATCAGTATGGGTAAAGAAAAACAgtctacgaaaaaaaaacactcttcgcatacgtacacacacacaaataattaaaccaaacaacaaccaccacctgCACTTGATGTCTTGAGTTCCCAGGATATTTGCATCGCATCTAAATACCCCATGTGCCATTTCCATTTCTGTCGCCTGTTtggctttcgtttcgttttttttctgttccccCGAAACCTACTGTATAATGTGCCCACACTGCAATGTACAATCGTTTATTTATGAAACAAAATGCCTTGTTGTGACcgcccaccccccccccccctctccccttcCATTGTTCGTACCTGCATATTTTTGATCGTCTTAATTTCGTTGTCCATTTCATTGGAATTGGCCTTTTCTGTTCTACAGATACACCGCAGTAAATGATGATGTgtaaagtgaagcaaaaaacaaacaacataaaaccAAATTACATTTCCTTGCCAATTCATTTTCATTCGTTTTCTAAAACAAATCCCATCAATAGAGCGATTGTTTATTCTATTAGCTGTttcaattaaactttttttggTTAGATGTAGCACGAATCTGGACACGTGTTTTGTATCACAATGGCCGGGATGGCGTTGTAAAAAAAccgataataataattaacgCAAAGAAATACTTACTGACGAGGTGCACCTTGTTCTTCGTTTTTATTCTTCTCCCAATTTCCATCTTCCTGACGGTATAATGGATTGTTTTTTAATCCGGTACACAGGCACACAACGTATGGAAAGATGCTGATTAGGTATGATGAGACCCGTCTTGATGTGTGGACAGTATAAATTTAGCATTAGACATTATCCAATCGTATCGTTTCCGTGTCGTATAAATAGTTTTTCCTCTTAACATATCTATtctgatggagacgcctggtggatCATACCAAATAAAactaatggagacgcccagtagaTTTGAAAAtctgatggagacgcctggtgctacagtgtgtgtgtgtggaagaaaACAAGGGCTTATAACACTCTTCACCAATAACGTATGATCGATCGATATGCGTAGCTTAAGTTGCAAGCGTGTGGGGTAAATGATATCTACTGAACCTTCCTCATGCAGAGTGTTCTAATGTACAGCAGTAAATAGATAGCGAAACAAAGGTTTTCGAAAACAATGTTTCAAAGCTGTATCAAACAGTCGGAAGTGTAGCAAAACAGATTGGTTTACTTTATTTGTATTTCAGCCTCAGTTAATTTGTCGCATACGAATGCGCTATGGGTTTGCTAAATGCATTTCAAATATTTGTATGAATTCGCTAACATATTATTCCACGCCACCTTCGTTCATCGTTCCCACAGGTCCATCAACCGGCAAAGGCTTGTTGCGCATTCGACAGCAATGGAAAGTATTCAGGCcgaaagtgaaccgatcgatgAAGAGGATGATGTCCCGTGAGTATTCGATGGTGTATCATTTCGCGCCAGACACAGGTGTGATTAActttccgttgtttttttgttctttctcaCAGTCCCGGTGGTATACCTGCGCGCAGTGAGAAGGGCGAACGGCTATTACTGTTCATCGGTATCATTGATATTTTGCAGTCGTACCGGTTAAGGAAAAAGCTAGAGCACACGTGGAAAAGTATTATTCACGATGGTGTAAGTGTTGGCGTCGGCGTTAGTACGCGAGAGGCatgtttaatttttgaattcgttttctttttcttcttcaggaTACCGTGTCGGTGCATCGGCCTTCCTTCTATGCACAACGCTTTCAGGATTTCATGGCCAAAACTGTTTTCAAGAAAATTCCTTCACGTAAGTAACAACACAGCTGAGTTTTAATCAATATCGAAAGGCAATacgaatggaaaacaaaacttacgAGATTTTTACGAAAAGCAAGCGGTTGTGCTCTTGTTATGCCAATACCAAccaatcaacaacaacaaccgaaaaAGAGACAGCTCACAAACATTCCCCAAGCGCTTGAGATAATACGCTAATGTATATGAGTACTTACGTTAACGTTGTAGCATTGTACACTGTTTCCGGAACtagggaagaaaaacaaactattCAAAAACGCAACTCTTACTAAACtctattcttctttttcggaaAGCAGCGCAACCAAAACAACTACATATTCTGCATTTGTGCAATCTAatctagtttttgttttcccgtttttttttgtgtctgtgAGTGTCCAtctaattttgaaaaattaaagaaaaacctGTACCCCACCCATCAGTAG
It contains:
- the LOC118512535 gene encoding phosphatidylinositol 4-phosphate 5-kinase type-1 gamma isoform X9; translation: MATGDTAAIDTIDVESALSTKNSEFTGSSKDQQIELDEYGKFIKDTPGKFIMADGMSGEQSLAPRPHRPKSDKERKIGHRRVGEGGEITYKKIQTTTIMGSIQLGIQHTVGSLASKPRRDLLMMDFWELETISFPPEGSSMTPAHHYSEFKFKIYAPIAFRYFRDLFGIQPDDFMMSMCSAPLRELSNPGASGSIFYLTDDDEFIIKTVQHKEGEFLQKLLPGYYMNLNQNPRTLLPKFFGLYCYQCNSKNVRLVAMNNLLPSYVKMHLKYDLKGSTYKRKANKAERSKSSPTYKDLDFMEHHPNGLFLEAETYSALIKTIQRDCRVLESFKIMDYSLLVGIHNLDLAVKEKQEAAAKARSEGESDYEDAPEADQYMVQEREEQRTTALNRSRHTTYGKMLIRSINRQRLVAHSTAMESIQAESEPIDEEDDVPPGGIPARSEKGERLLLFIGIIDILQSYRLRKKLEHTWKSIIHDGDTVSVHRPSFYAQRFQDFMAKTVFKKIPSLDLPEIKGNHRKFRTLVTSYIALKHSPSKRKSLSKAAQRAKNEETDSQPVAGSSHQHHHQNQQFNPSQTHFNQQTTGTPKSDVDTSSSVHTAATITTTSSSSAGAGGNGKPVAGGLGSGATRAAAGGASVTPTNMPPLKKKTTVVKQSVPPPVPPRGSPKFNKTGGSGRPGGTSGSLPSQSSGHRGRSSAGTSPSCSSTPPPAFDDISEHGSSSHRHSSDDKTGSSSGIGSAGASGIGGNGHGGGDGVGLGGGGSVDRRSTSCRSDNYKEDSISISEIRLESHLAVESSSNSNYGSRGALASVEGSTPTWTEGTPSFTDSSSSGDIGTFSGHSSPMSDRDRHKPTVEKALNSLTSEMENLRYQVDYDYN
- the LOC118512535 gene encoding phosphatidylinositol 4-phosphate 5-kinase type-1 gamma isoform X10; translated protein: MATGDTAAIDTIDVESALSTKNSEFTGSSKDQQIELDEYGKFIKDTPGKFIMADGMSGEQSLAPRPHRPKSDKERKIGHRRVGEGGEITYKKIQTTTIMGSIQLGIQHTVGSLASKPRRDLLMMDFWELETISFPPEGSSMTPAHHYSEFKFKIYAPIAFRYFRDLFGIQPDDFMMSMCSAPLRELSNPGASGSIFYLTDDDEFIIKTVQHKEGEFLQKLLPGYYMNLNQNPRTLLPKFFGLYCYQCNSKNVRLVAMNNLLPSYVKMHLKYDLKGSTYKRKANKAERSKSSPTYKDLDFMEHHPNGLFLEAETYSALIKTIQRDCRVLESFKIMDYSLLVGIHNLDLAVKEKQEAAAKARSEGESDYEDAPEADQYMVQEREEQRTTALNRSRHTTYGKMLIRSINRQRLVAHSTAMESIQAESEPIDEEDDVPPGGIPARSEKGERLLLFIGIIDILQSYRLRKKLEHTWKSIIHDGDTVSVHRPSFYAQRFQDFMAKTVFKKIPSLDLPEIKGNHRKFRTLVTSYIALKHSPSKRKSLSKAAQRAKNEETDSQPVAGSSHQHHHQNQQFNPSQTHFNQQTTGTPKSDVDTSSSVHTAATITTTSSSSAGAGGNGKPVAGGLGSGATRAAAGGASVTPTNMPPLKKKTTVVKQSVPPPVPPRGSPKFNKTGGSGRPGGTSGSLPSQSSGHRGRSSAGTSPSCSSTPPPAFDDISEHGSSSHRHSSDDKTGSSSGIGSAGASGIGGNGHGGGDGVGLGGGGSVDRRSTSCRSDNYKEDSISISEIRLESHLAVESSSNSNYGSRGALASVEGSTPTWTEGTPSFTDSSSSGDIGTFSGHSSPMSDRDRHKPTVEKALNSLTSEMTHL